A genomic window from Fibrobacterota bacterium includes:
- a CDS encoding DedA family protein → MDPTQLIDFLLHVNLYLKDFFALHGAWIYALLFLVVFCETGLVVTPFLPGDSLIFAAGALSASTGGALRLDILFLVFITAPLFGDQSNYWIGRIAGKKIPFSPKARFLKQSYLDQTQAFYDRFGGWTVIAARFVPIVRTFAPFVAGLGKMPFGRYVGFSAIGTLLWVSVCLGAGTLFGNIDFVQKNFSTVILGIVGISVLPLVITAIRKRFKGKRP, encoded by the coding sequence ATGGATCCGACCCAGTTGATCGATTTTCTTCTCCATGTGAACCTTTACCTCAAGGATTTCTTCGCACTCCACGGCGCTTGGATCTATGCCCTGCTGTTTTTGGTCGTTTTCTGCGAAACCGGACTGGTGGTCACCCCGTTTCTACCCGGCGACTCCTTGATTTTCGCCGCTGGCGCCCTTTCCGCCTCTACAGGCGGCGCACTCCGTCTGGATATCCTGTTTCTGGTGTTTATCACCGCCCCTCTCTTCGGCGACCAATCCAACTATTGGATCGGCAGGATCGCTGGCAAGAAAATTCCATTCTCTCCCAAAGCACGCTTTCTGAAGCAGTCCTACCTGGATCAAACGCAGGCCTTCTACGACCGGTTCGGCGGCTGGACCGTGATCGCCGCCCGGTTCGTGCCCATCGTGCGCACCTTCGCCCCCTTCGTGGCGGGGTTGGGGAAAATGCCGTTTGGCCGCTATGTGGGGTTTTCCGCCATCGGAACGCTTCTCTGGGTGAGCGTTTGCCTGGGGGCGGGCACGTTGTTTGGCAACATCGATTTCGTGCAGAAGAATTTTTCGACCGTGATCCTAGGAATCGTGGGGATTTCCGTCCTGCCATTGGTCATCACGGCCATTCGAAAGCGCTTTAAAGGCAAGCGACCCTAA
- a CDS encoding glycoside hydrolase family 5 protein: MKLKTLIPALLCATGLATAKSPVETYGSLSVKGTQIVDSAGNAVTLRGMSLFWHMDFGGKEYWNNSVVKYLQVNWHNTVLRAPVGVADGKTGNKGYLSAPADAMIKIHDVVDAAILAGCYVIVDWHSHEEYTAQATSFFGQLAKEYGNTPNIIWEIFNEPTGGISEAYITSVANEIRKYSNNIIVIGSRNWSQHPEDKYGSVDSKFTNLAYAVHFYNDHSAASDWMNAGTSAGHAVFATEWGLSKSDGKDPVVGINGSNIGSAISTMNTKKISHTNWNIGSQNDQGNTSYPSDASAALNQKVSTTPKLAGDGDGIGWSDADLTSSGKSMKAYLVAQNPAWTLSDTTTKVTKPLSITSTKKTDFVLKQDTVDFGATFSKSAEWILELAAPSGAKKRYSGRSVNLVVRHPVSVKNLGTSLDWKGGETVTATLTPGGSKVTYVLNPTVNNLDRLTRLHETRIQWERNPHLHARWPDLGFRAGARDDPQCPGTDPVAEVGLHGHLRLGGAG; encoded by the coding sequence ATGAAACTAAAGACTCTGATTCCGGCACTCCTGTGCGCGACGGGCTTGGCCACCGCCAAGTCTCCCGTGGAGACGTACGGAAGTCTTTCTGTCAAGGGTACCCAAATTGTTGATTCTGCAGGGAATGCAGTGACCTTGCGCGGTATGAGCCTCTTCTGGCACATGGACTTTGGCGGCAAGGAATACTGGAACAATTCTGTCGTGAAGTACCTGCAGGTGAACTGGCACAACACCGTGCTACGCGCACCGGTTGGCGTGGCCGATGGGAAAACCGGCAACAAGGGGTATCTCTCGGCACCAGCGGATGCCATGATCAAGATTCATGACGTGGTTGATGCGGCTATTCTTGCTGGATGCTATGTGATTGTGGATTGGCATTCGCACGAGGAATACACGGCGCAGGCAACGTCATTCTTTGGCCAGTTGGCGAAAGAATACGGGAATACGCCGAACATCATTTGGGAGATCTTCAACGAGCCAACGGGTGGAATTAGCGAGGCCTACATTACTTCCGTTGCGAATGAGATTCGCAAGTACAGCAACAATATCATCGTGATTGGCAGCAGAAATTGGTCCCAGCATCCAGAAGATAAATATGGAAGTGTTGATTCGAAATTTACGAATCTTGCTTATGCCGTGCACTTCTACAATGACCATTCTGCGGCGTCGGATTGGATGAATGCCGGAACAAGTGCTGGGCACGCTGTTTTCGCCACGGAATGGGGACTTTCAAAGTCAGACGGTAAAGATCCTGTTGTTGGAATCAACGGATCGAATATTGGCAGCGCGATCAGCACGATGAACACCAAGAAAATTTCACATACCAATTGGAACATCGGAAGCCAGAATGATCAGGGCAACACGAGCTACCCTTCCGATGCATCGGCAGCGCTCAATCAGAAAGTGTCGACCACCCCGAAACTGGCCGGCGATGGGGACGGGATCGGATGGTCTGATGCAGACTTGACTTCCTCGGGCAAGTCGATGAAGGCCTACCTGGTCGCCCAGAACCCCGCCTGGACCTTGAGCGACACCACCACCAAGGTCACCAAGCCGCTGTCGATCACCTCCACAAAGAAGACCGACTTTGTTTTGAAGCAAGATACTGTGGACTTCGGAGCGACATTCAGCAAAAGCGCCGAGTGGATCCTTGAGTTGGCAGCGCCGAGCGGAGCCAAGAAGCGATACAGCGGACGAAGCGTCAATCTGGTGGTTCGCCATCCTGTCTCGGTGAAGAATTTGGGAACCAGCCTTGATTGGAAGGGCGGCGAAACGGTCACGGCGACATTGACTCCCGGCGGATCCAAGGTAACGTACGTCTTGAACCCTACCGTGAATAACCTCGACCGTCTAACACGCCTTCACGAAACCCGCATCCAGTGGGAGCGGAACCCGCATCTACATGCCAGATGGCCTGATCTCGGCTTCCGCGCCGGTGCGCGTGATGATCCGCAATGCCCAGGGACAGATCCTGTGGCAGAAGTCGGCCTCCATGGGCACCTACGGCTGGGTGGAGCTGGGTGA
- a CDS encoding FtsX-like permease family protein: MLIWRLAWRNLWRHRGRSLVVGGILFLGALLLTFGNGVVSGMEDGLRRQVVESFTGDVVVASDKQLDANVFLSMMGKEVEPLYRIKAVRGAVDSLPWVKGSLPIGKNMTLALHENEGSPGYVFLLGVDFKEWQAFFPGAFQVKAGHLPQPGEAGLLMPTGANEQLFQTMGQIFAPEGPVDSMLLPEEARRLSLAGVRHDLVLMGYSNTMSASDQRMKVLGLGKYRSLNTIWGHFALCDIESYRSVQGYHRNDEVAKDLSESESKVLSSENLDALLSDGDLASQAPTALVAQTESVDKAGVDPIWNLLLVKISGKTPEQAAKELDSVFQAKKLPARALAWHQAVGVIGSMALLIRGALLGFVGLLFVVAAIVIANTLAMSAMERASEIGMMRAVGATRTFIARLMLAETSVLAAVFGGAGVFLGVCVVAVIPMLGITTGNDLLQMVYGGEVFHPLMRPMDIFLCLVELGGVVCLASLYPMKIAASITPLDAIARD, translated from the coding sequence GTGCTGATCTGGCGATTGGCTTGGCGAAATCTCTGGCGGCATCGCGGCCGCTCCCTCGTGGTGGGAGGCATCCTGTTTCTGGGAGCGCTGTTGCTCACCTTCGGAAACGGGGTGGTGTCCGGCATGGAAGACGGACTGCGCCGCCAGGTGGTGGAAAGCTTCACGGGCGATGTGGTGGTGGCCTCCGACAAACAACTGGACGCCAACGTCTTTCTCTCGATGATGGGCAAGGAGGTGGAACCACTCTATCGGATCAAGGCCGTGCGTGGTGCGGTGGACTCGCTGCCGTGGGTGAAGGGCAGTCTGCCCATCGGGAAGAACATGACCTTGGCGTTGCACGAAAACGAGGGGAGCCCCGGCTACGTGTTTCTGCTGGGTGTGGACTTCAAGGAATGGCAAGCGTTCTTTCCCGGAGCCTTCCAGGTGAAAGCCGGCCATTTGCCGCAGCCGGGTGAGGCGGGGCTATTGATGCCCACCGGAGCCAACGAACAACTGTTCCAGACCATGGGACAAATCTTTGCGCCGGAGGGGCCGGTGGACTCCATGCTGCTGCCGGAAGAAGCGCGGAGGTTGTCGTTGGCCGGTGTCCGCCACGACCTGGTGCTCATGGGCTATTCCAATACCATGTCGGCATCCGACCAGCGGATGAAGGTGCTGGGACTGGGCAAGTACCGCTCGCTGAACACCATCTGGGGTCACTTCGCGCTTTGCGACATCGAGTCGTACCGCAGCGTGCAGGGCTACCACCGAAACGATGAAGTCGCCAAGGATCTCTCCGAGTCGGAATCGAAGGTGCTTTCCAGCGAGAATCTGGATGCCCTGCTCTCGGACGGCGACCTCGCTTCGCAGGCTCCGACGGCGCTGGTTGCGCAGACGGAATCTGTCGACAAGGCGGGGGTGGACCCGATCTGGAACCTTCTTTTGGTGAAGATCTCCGGCAAGACCCCGGAGCAGGCGGCCAAAGAGCTGGACTCCGTCTTCCAAGCGAAGAAACTGCCCGCCCGGGCCCTCGCCTGGCACCAGGCCGTGGGTGTGATCGGCTCCATGGCCCTTCTGATCCGCGGGGCGTTGTTGGGGTTCGTGGGGCTGTTGTTCGTGGTGGCGGCGATCGTGATCGCCAACACCCTGGCCATGTCCGCCATGGAGCGCGCGTCGGAAATCGGCATGATGCGCGCCGTGGGCGCAACCCGCACCTTCATTGCCAGGCTCATGCTGGCGGAAACCTCCGTGTTGGCCGCCGTGTTCGGCGGGGCGGGGGTTTTCCTGGGCGTGTGCGTGGTCGCCGTGATCCCGATGCTGGGCATCACCACCGGCAACGACCTGTTGCAGATGGTCTACGGCGGAGAGGTCTTCCATCCGCTGATGCGACCGATGGACATCTTCCTTTGCCTGGTGGAACTCGGGGGAGTGGTTTGCTTGGCCAGCCTCTACCCGATGAAGATCGCCGCCTCCATCACACCACTCGACGCGATCGCGAGGGACTGA
- the rlmN gene encoding 23S rRNA (adenine(2503)-C(2))-methyltransferase RlmN yields the protein MQTPTDARGRSKTLSELTSAELQNWLADQKQPKFRAAQIQEWLWTHFATSYDQMTNLPKDLRALLASQMKLGALDQVDQQVSSDGTAKWAFQDADGKRFETVMIPEEDRRTACVSSQVGCAMGCTFCRTAQMGFQRNLTHGEILQQVAHVRRYLRDTQQPQLTNIVFMGMGEPLNNLANVLHACEVITHPKGLGMSPRRITISTSGLIAGIDRLAEEAPQYHLAISLNSSNDEMRNRVMPVNRRHPIHDLLQAGDAWSIAANWPVTYEYVLIGDVTCTSQAARELVGLLGGRHCKINLIPLNAADDIALRAPTADEVLDFESRLIDAGLQVYLRKPKGQDILAACGQLAQKGN from the coding sequence GTGCAAACACCAACCGACGCTCGTGGGCGAAGCAAGACTCTTTCCGAACTGACCTCGGCAGAACTCCAGAATTGGCTTGCCGATCAAAAGCAGCCCAAGTTCCGTGCCGCCCAGATCCAGGAGTGGCTATGGACACATTTCGCCACGTCCTACGACCAGATGACCAACCTCCCCAAGGACCTCCGCGCCTTGCTGGCCAGCCAGATGAAGCTCGGCGCGTTGGATCAAGTGGACCAACAGGTTTCCTCCGACGGCACTGCCAAGTGGGCCTTCCAGGATGCCGATGGAAAGCGTTTCGAGACCGTCATGATCCCGGAGGAGGATCGGCGGACCGCCTGCGTGAGCTCTCAAGTGGGCTGCGCCATGGGGTGCACCTTCTGCCGGACCGCGCAGATGGGATTCCAACGCAACCTCACGCATGGCGAAATTTTGCAGCAGGTGGCGCACGTGCGCCGCTATCTGCGCGACACCCAGCAGCCGCAGCTCACCAACATCGTGTTCATGGGCATGGGAGAGCCCCTCAACAACCTCGCCAACGTTCTCCATGCCTGTGAAGTCATCACCCACCCCAAGGGCTTGGGAATGTCTCCGCGGCGCATCACCATCAGCACATCCGGCTTGATCGCGGGAATCGATCGCTTGGCCGAAGAAGCCCCGCAGTACCACCTGGCGATTTCCCTGAACAGCTCCAACGACGAAATGCGCAATCGCGTGATGCCGGTCAATCGGCGCCACCCGATCCATGATCTGCTCCAGGCGGGCGATGCCTGGAGCATCGCCGCCAATTGGCCGGTCACTTACGAATACGTGCTGATCGGCGATGTGACCTGCACCAGCCAAGCCGCGCGGGAATTGGTCGGCTTGCTGGGTGGCCGCCACTGCAAGATCAACCTGATCCCCCTGAACGCCGCCGACGACATCGCCCTGCGGGCCCCGACAGCGGATGAGGTTCTTGACTTCGAAAGTCGGCTCATCGACGCGGGCTTGCAAGTGTATCTGCGTAAACCCAAGGGCCAGGATATCCTGGCCGCGTGCGGGCAATTGGCGCAAAAGGGAAACTAA
- a CDS encoding metallophosphoesterase: MAKEHCRQNPIRALAIGAFVLAQGIGAQPWSFGILADTQWPREAWYVPADSQGNPLVAADGSDSIVVVSVDSIGGWKNPHTVAADFIHQIHGRFRQHGVKLVVATGDLADESTLDAIHSRATWAQELFESGIGFFPVRGNHDATAEVAAAFVRLFPQTRDGIQRRISSGDALWTDSAQLHPFRNAQAESFAMGTGFSSPVGAEGRSYAFHFNGATFALLDPFPGPDGVVLRASQQLGWLDSVLASRPANTPAFVFCHYPLLGINHAEHLFGNSPAYDTASQNTFIRLLRQRGVRVYVAGHDHILQHSLVASASDPGERIEQIILSGASFKFYPPSVPSVDELYNLPEFGRSREVPLAQDLGQIGYVVAKVDGSRVEFEAWGAPSGILAGEIFKSMDLTGKWTVRRRWGWSETGKGTLVEPGGSYRSLSDSALGTSAKILWGASDASRRDAIGRLLSQWITTDWTRHGQMASASWTLWGMEREEGSMATAPFAISLRLDPGAVDAAMGKGDLGLLRMDSTLWRFAGSGPPQIRAWEPTDTIVGSHGVDTLARSVWAVLDRAGTFAAGKPGAVNIQEHRQRRGDPMARCLGRKLILPEAWKGSPVTVEARSVQGEKIGSWRVSGGALDLPTALRGAVWIRCRTEGQTGLVQRVVFPL; the protein is encoded by the coding sequence ATGGCCAAGGAACATTGCCGACAAAATCCGATCAGGGCTCTCGCCATCGGGGCCTTCGTGCTGGCCCAAGGGATCGGTGCCCAGCCTTGGTCGTTTGGGATCCTCGCGGACACCCAATGGCCAAGGGAAGCCTGGTATGTCCCCGCGGACTCCCAGGGAAATCCGCTGGTGGCGGCGGATGGCAGCGATTCCATCGTGGTCGTTTCGGTGGACAGTATCGGGGGCTGGAAGAATCCCCACACGGTGGCGGCGGATTTCATCCATCAGATCCACGGCCGGTTCCGTCAGCACGGGGTGAAGCTGGTGGTGGCCACGGGCGATTTGGCCGATGAATCCACGCTGGATGCCATCCATTCCCGAGCCACCTGGGCCCAGGAGCTTTTCGAAAGCGGGATCGGGTTCTTTCCGGTTCGCGGCAACCACGATGCTACCGCCGAAGTCGCCGCTGCCTTTGTGCGGCTCTTCCCCCAGACGCGCGACGGCATCCAAAGGCGAATTTCCAGCGGGGACGCGTTGTGGACCGACAGTGCCCAGCTCCACCCCTTCCGCAACGCCCAAGCGGAATCCTTCGCGATGGGAACGGGGTTTTCCAGTCCGGTCGGCGCGGAAGGCAGAAGTTACGCGTTCCATTTCAACGGCGCGACGTTTGCCTTGTTGGATCCGTTTCCGGGTCCGGATGGCGTGGTGCTGAGAGCATCGCAACAGCTGGGCTGGCTGGATAGCGTTTTGGCTTCAAGACCCGCAAACACCCCTGCGTTCGTGTTCTGCCACTATCCGCTATTGGGCATCAACCACGCGGAACACCTGTTCGGCAATTCCCCCGCCTACGACACCGCGTCGCAAAACACCTTCATTCGCTTGCTGCGCCAGCGGGGTGTGCGAGTCTACGTGGCGGGACACGATCACATCCTCCAGCATTCGTTGGTCGCCAGCGCTTCGGATCCTGGGGAACGGATCGAGCAGATCATTCTGTCCGGGGCATCGTTCAAGTTCTATCCGCCATCGGTTCCATCGGTGGATGAGCTGTACAATCTCCCCGAGTTCGGGCGATCCCGTGAAGTTCCACTGGCGCAGGATTTGGGCCAAATCGGCTATGTGGTGGCGAAAGTGGATGGATCCAGGGTGGAGTTCGAAGCCTGGGGAGCGCCGTCGGGCATCTTGGCAGGAGAGATCTTCAAATCCATGGATCTGACAGGGAAGTGGACGGTCCGCAGGCGGTGGGGTTGGTCGGAAACGGGCAAAGGAACTCTTGTCGAGCCGGGTGGATCGTACAGGTCCTTGTCGGATTCTGCCCTAGGGACCTCCGCCAAGATCCTTTGGGGGGCATCGGATGCATCGCGTCGGGATGCGATCGGCAGGCTCCTTTCCCAGTGGATCACCACGGATTGGACCCGTCATGGGCAGATGGCCAGCGCCTCCTGGACGCTCTGGGGGATGGAACGCGAGGAAGGCTCCATGGCCACCGCTCCGTTTGCCATTTCCCTTCGCCTCGATCCTGGGGCAGTCGATGCTGCGATGGGCAAAGGAGATCTTGGACTTTTGCGGATGGATTCGACTCTCTGGCGCTTTGCTGGATCCGGCCCCCCCCAGATTCGCGCGTGGGAGCCCACGGATACCATCGTGGGAAGCCATGGGGTGGACACCCTGGCTCGCTCGGTGTGGGCCGTGCTGGATCGGGCGGGAACCTTCGCCGCGGGAAAGCCCGGGGCGGTGAACATCCAGGAGCACCGGCAACGCCGTGGGGATCCCATGGCGCGATGTTTGGGACGGAAATTGATCCTGCCGGAAGCGTGGAAAGGATCGCCGGTCACGGTGGAGGCGAGGTCGGTCCAAGGCGAAAAAATCGGGTCATGGCGGGTTTCAGGAGGTGCGTTGGACCTGCCAACAGCTCTGCGCGGAGCGGTCTGGATTCGGTGCCGGACAGAGGGGCAAACAGGCTTGGTTCAGCGGGTGGTGTTTCCGCTCTGA
- a CDS encoding TIGR02147 family protein, translating to MSDIYRHSDYRTFLKEWFEEAKKAHGYMSYRYLGRKLGLDPGYLVKIFQGNRHFSEQQVPVFLKVLRLDPQEAIHFQELVRATKARARSIEAIRLETLLIPDELEAQLA from the coding sequence GTGAGCGACATCTACCGACACTCCGACTATCGCACATTCCTCAAGGAATGGTTTGAAGAGGCCAAAAAGGCCCATGGATACATGTCCTACCGTTATCTGGGACGCAAGCTCGGCTTGGATCCCGGATACCTGGTGAAGATCTTCCAAGGGAACCGGCACTTTTCCGAGCAGCAGGTCCCGGTCTTCCTGAAGGTTCTGCGGCTGGATCCTCAGGAAGCCATCCACTTCCAGGAACTGGTGCGCGCGACCAAAGCGAGGGCGCGCTCGATCGAAGCCATCCGTTTGGAAACGCTGTTGATTCCAGACGAACTGGAAGCCCAGCTGGCCTGA
- a CDS encoding ABC transporter ATP-binding protein, whose protein sequence is MNIVEIRDLVKNYPLGNTTVHALRGVSMDIPQGALMSVVGPSGSGKTTLLNIVGCVDGATSGSVKVGGSETTKLSDRELTHLRLRKIGFIFQTFNLVPVLTALENVEFPLLLQGGLAKGKVREKARQLLDAVGILGHEQHKPAELSGGQRQRVAIARALVTDPDLVLADEPTANLDSETGDSILRLMQTMNQERGTTFVFSTHDAQVLRYAKDVVRIHDGQLVGA, encoded by the coding sequence ATGAACATTGTCGAGATCCGAGACTTGGTGAAGAACTACCCCTTGGGAAACACCACCGTGCACGCCCTGCGCGGGGTTTCCATGGACATCCCCCAAGGCGCCTTGATGAGCGTCGTGGGGCCATCCGGCTCGGGAAAAACCACGCTCCTGAACATCGTGGGTTGCGTGGATGGGGCCACCAGCGGGAGCGTGAAGGTGGGTGGGAGCGAAACCACCAAGCTCTCCGATCGCGAGCTGACCCATCTGCGGTTGCGCAAGATCGGGTTCATCTTCCAGACCTTCAACCTGGTGCCGGTGTTGACCGCCTTGGAAAACGTGGAATTCCCGCTGCTGCTGCAGGGAGGCTTGGCCAAGGGGAAGGTGCGGGAAAAAGCCCGCCAACTATTGGATGCGGTGGGGATTTTGGGGCATGAACAGCACAAGCCGGCGGAGCTTTCCGGTGGGCAGCGCCAGCGCGTGGCCATCGCACGCGCCTTGGTGACAGATCCTGATTTGGTGCTGGCCGACGAGCCCACCGCCAACTTGGACTCGGAAACCGGCGACAGCATCCTGCGCTTGATGCAAACCATGAACCAGGAGCGAGGCACCACCTTCGTGTTTTCCACCCACGACGCCCAGGTGCTGCGCTACGCCAAGGACGTGGTGCGTATCCACGACGGCCAGTTGGTGGGGGCCTGA
- the efp gene encoding elongation factor P codes for MGQIPSNLWKKRMRVQIEGVPYVFVEVEFVKPGKGQAFLRCRLKSLLDGRQLERTFKSGESLEEAIVEEFPIQFLYTDNTIWHFMNQESYEEVDLTKDQMDGADRFILPEMVCSVMMFEGRPIGVTPPTFVDLLITYCEPGLKGDTTNTPFKPATLETGATIQVPLFVENGEKIKIDTRDGSYVERVK; via the coding sequence ATGGGTCAGATTCCTTCCAATCTGTGGAAGAAGCGCATGCGCGTCCAGATCGAGGGCGTGCCGTACGTGTTCGTCGAAGTCGAGTTCGTCAAGCCCGGCAAAGGCCAGGCGTTCCTTCGTTGCCGCCTGAAGAGCCTTCTGGATGGCCGCCAGCTGGAACGCACCTTCAAATCCGGCGAATCGTTGGAAGAGGCGATCGTCGAGGAATTCCCCATCCAGTTCTTGTATACGGACAACACCATCTGGCACTTCATGAACCAGGAGTCCTACGAAGAAGTGGACCTCACCAAGGACCAGATGGATGGCGCGGATCGCTTCATCCTTCCGGAAATGGTGTGCTCGGTGATGATGTTCGAAGGCAGGCCTATCGGCGTGACCCCTCCCACTTTCGTGGACCTGCTCATCACCTACTGCGAACCGGGTCTCAAGGGTGATACCACCAACACCCCGTTCAAACCGGCCACTCTGGAGACCGGCGCGACCATCCAGGTGCCACTATTTGTGGAAAACGGCGAGAAGATCAAGATCGATACCCGCGATGGTTCCTACGTCGAACGGGTGAAGTGA